From Pseudomonas sp. stari2:
GCGACGACCGGGACAAACTCGCCGGGGCGATCGTCTGTATTCCCAACGCGGATCCGGGGTTCGACTGGTTGTTCGCCTACCCGATTGCCGGATTGATCACAGCGTGGGGCGGCGCCAATTCGCACATGGCGATCCGTGCCGGCGAACTGGGCTTACCGGCCGTCATTGGTGCGGGTGAAGTGCTTTACCGGCGCTGGTCGACGGCGGATTTCCTGCACCTGGATTGCCCGGGCCGCCGGGTGGAGATGATGGCATGAAGGTTGTCGCCGTCAGTCAGCGAGTGGACAGTCACCCGGAACGCGGAGAAGCCCGTGATGCGCTGGATCAGCGACTGATCGGTTTCCTTCTGGCAGCCGGTTTCGTCCCGGTGCCAGTGCCCAACGGCTTGCCGCTCGATCACTGGCTGGCGGCCGTCGCGCCCCACGCCATCGTGCTGTCGGGGGGCAATGACATCGGTCAGTGCCCGGCCCGCGACCGCACCGAAAGCGAGTTACTGGATCACGCAAACGCGCGTCAGTTGCCAGTGCTGGGCATTTGTCGCGGCATGCAGATGCTGGCGCACTGGTCCGGTGGCGAGCTGAAACCGGTCACCGGTCATGTGCGAACCCGGCATCGGTTGTCCGGCCGGATCGTTGCCGAAGTGAACAGCTATCACGGCCTCGCCCTTGCTGGCTGCCCGCAGGGGTTTGAAGTCATGGCCCGCAGCGAAGACGGGGAAATCGAAGCCATCCGCCACCTTCAACTGCCGTGGGAAGGCTGGATGTGGCACCCGGAACGTGAAGCGGATTTTGCCTCCCACGACCTGACGCGAATCCAGCAGTTGTTCGGCGAACCCCACTCCTCTCAATAACCCACGGGATAGACGTGTTGTGAAAGCCATTATTCTGGCTGCCGGACGTGGCAGCCGCATGAAAAGCCTCACGGATGAGCGCCCCAAGTGCCTGGTCGAATTGCGGGGCAAACCGCTGCTCGAATGGCAGCTGGAGTCCCTGCGCGCGGCCGGTATCAGTGAAATCGCCGTGGTCACCGGCTATAAACGTGAGTTGCTGGCCGAACGTGGCCTGATCGAGTTTCACAACCAGCGCTGGGCGGACACCAACATGGTCTCGTCACTGGCCTGCGCCGAATCGTGGCTGCTGGGGCAGCCGTGCATCGTGAGTTATTCCGATATTTTCTACAGCCCGGCTGCGGTTCAGTCGTTGATGACCAACACGGCGTCACTGGCGGTGACCTATGACCCCAACTGGCTGGAACTGTGGACGCAACGTTTCGGCGATCCGCTGCTGGATGCCGAAACCTTCCGCCTGACCGACGCCGGTACGCTGGCGGAAATCGGCAACAAGCCGCAATCGGTGGACGAAGTTCAGGGCCAATACATGGGGCTGCTGCGCTTCACCCCCGAGGGCTGGGCAGAGGCCGTTCGGCTAAGAGCCGAACTGACCGCGGAACAACGCGACAAGATGCACATGACCAACACTCTGCAGCGCGTCATCGATGCAGGCCGGGTTCCCATCGAGGCTGTTGCCTACACGGGAGAGTGGGGAGAGGTCGACTCCAGCGAAGACCTCTCCGCGTACCAGTAAACAGGTACTCCACCTCAACGGAAGCGGTCGACCTCTTGGCGCAGGTCGGCCGCCAGGCTTTCCAGTTCCTTCGCGGTAATCGCCAGGTTCGACACCACCTCGCGCTGCTCGCTGTTGGCCATCGCGATGCTCTGCAGGTTGCTGCTCAACAACGTCGCGGTACTGCTCTGCTCCTGAGTCGCGGTAGTGATCGCGGCAAACTGCTGACCCGCCGAACGGCTCTGCTCATCGATCCGCGCCAGCGCCGATGCGACGTTGGCGTTACGCGACAGGCCTTCCTGCATCAGCACGTTGCCTTGTTCCATGGTGCTGATGGCGTTGCCGGTTTCCTGCTGGATGCTATGGATCATGCCGGAGATTTCATCGGTCGCCTGACGAGTGCGCGACGCCAGATTGCGCACTTCGTCAGCCACCACGGCAAAACCGCGACCCTGTTCACCGGCACGGGCCGCTTCGATGGCGGCGTTGAGTGCCAGCAGGTTGGTTTGTTCGGCAATCGAGGTGATCACGCTGACGATGCCGCCGATTTCCTGGGAGCGCTGACCCAGCGTGTTGATCACGGTCGCCGTGGTGTTCAGTGCGCCGGCAATCTGCTCCAGCGAGGACGACGCTTCTTCCATCGACGTGCGACCGATCTGGGTCTGCTGAGCGTTTTCCTGGGCCAGACGCTGGGTGTTGCCCATGTTGTCGGCAATGTTCAGCGACGTGGCGGAGAATTCTTCAACCGCACCCGCCATGCTGGTGATTTCGCCAGACTGCTGCTCCATGCCTTCATAGGCGCCGCCAGACAGGCCGGACAGCGCTTGAGCCCGACGGTTGACCTCTTCCGAGGCGCGGCGGATGTGCTCGACCATGGTCGACAGCGCTTGGCTCATCTGGTTGAAGGCGCGGGCCAACTGGCCGATTTCGTCATTGCTCGACACGCTCAGACGCACGCTCAGATCACCGGCACCCAAGGCTTCGGCCTGACGAACCAGATCACCCAAAGGCGCCAGTTTGCTGCGCAGCAACCAGACCACGGAGCCGACCGCCAGCAACATTGCCAGCAGACTGCCGATGGCCAGTTGGGTACCCACGCTCCAGGTCACCGCGCGAATCTCGGCCTTCGGCATGCTCGCCACCACCGACCACGGACCGCCTTCGAACGGCACGGCAATGCTGTAGAAGTCTTCGGACTTATCGCTCCAGAACCGGCCTTTACCCGGCGCTTTCGCCAGATCATTGATCACAGGAACCGCTTG
This genomic window contains:
- a CDS encoding methyl-accepting chemotaxis protein, which translates into the protein MSQPRARIASQLGLALAVILAIVISGSTVFALRSLDTANLATREEHLASEARLLADQLSTFHGTLRESTQRLSGLFEKRFSAGLSIHPGEPVNVAGTQTPGLHLGSEVLNNNFKEVDEFKQMTAGVATLFVRSGEDFVRVSTSLTKQDGSRAIGTLLDHAHPAYAKLMAGQGYVGRALLFDRSYMTQYTPVRDSSGKVIAVLFVGFDYTDAQNAQFDNLKRFRIGQTGSLALLDEKNQWLVAPAGVQALDQAVPVINDLAKAPGKGRFWSDKSEDFYSIAVPFEGGPWSVVASMPKAEIRAVTWSVGTQLAIGSLLAMLLAVGSVVWLLRSKLAPLGDLVRQAEALGAGDLSVRLSVSSNDEIGQLARAFNQMSQALSTMVEHIRRASEEVNRRAQALSGLSGGAYEGMEQQSGEITSMAGAVEEFSATSLNIADNMGNTQRLAQENAQQTQIGRTSMEEASSSLEQIAGALNTTATVINTLGQRSQEIGGIVSVITSIAEQTNLLALNAAIEAARAGEQGRGFAVVADEVRNLASRTRQATDEISGMIHSIQQETGNAISTMEQGNVLMQEGLSRNANVASALARIDEQSRSAGQQFAAITTATQEQSSTATLLSSNLQSIAMANSEQREVVSNLAITAKELESLAADLRQEVDRFR
- a CDS encoding phosphocholine cytidylyltransferase family protein, whose amino-acid sequence is MKAIILAAGRGSRMKSLTDERPKCLVELRGKPLLEWQLESLRAAGISEIAVVTGYKRELLAERGLIEFHNQRWADTNMVSSLACAESWLLGQPCIVSYSDIFYSPAAVQSLMTNTASLAVTYDPNWLELWTQRFGDPLLDAETFRLTDAGTLAEIGNKPQSVDEVQGQYMGLLRFTPEGWAEAVRLRAELTAEQRDKMHMTNTLQRVIDAGRVPIEAVAYTGEWGEVDSSEDLSAYQ
- a CDS encoding gamma-glutamyl-gamma-aminobutyrate hydrolase family protein (Members of this family of hydrolases with an active site Cys residue belong to MEROPS family C26.) — translated: MKVVAVSQRVDSHPERGEARDALDQRLIGFLLAAGFVPVPVPNGLPLDHWLAAVAPHAIVLSGGNDIGQCPARDRTESELLDHANARQLPVLGICRGMQMLAHWSGGELKPVTGHVRTRHRLSGRIVAEVNSYHGLALAGCPQGFEVMARSEDGEIEAIRHLQLPWEGWMWHPEREADFASHDLTRIQQLFGEPHSSQ